The following are encoded in a window of bacterium genomic DNA:
- a CDS encoding CoA-acylating methylmalonate-semialdehyde dehydrogenase, translating into MAVLEEPIKEVLELKNYVNGEWVESKAQERWDVINPATQKKLATVPMSTEEEVKGAIQAAQEAFPEWRRTPPLARVRCLFRLKEMMEKNFETLSRVQTMEHGKTIDESRGETRRGIEMVEVATGIPSLMQGYNLEDIASGIDEYVIYQPLGVFTHIAPFNFPFMVPLWYSPFALATGNTFVVKPSPRDPISQVKLAEMFEEAGIPPGVYNVVHGGAEAAKILMEHPAVKGVTFVGTTSIGKIVYKTAGEHGKRAIAQLSAKNFMVVMPDADVNATVAALLTSFFGNTGQRCLSGANLVMVGDDEKFNKSFLETFFDATSKIKVGYGLDEAVQMGPMQSLDGKQRVLKYIEIGIKEGAKLVLDGRKVDILGAYPDTCFIGPTIFENVEPTMTIAREEIFGPVASVLRAKDLDTVINWINASNYGNAAAIFTNNGKAAREFQYRVECGNIGINIGIVAPMAFFPFSGMKDSFYGVLHGQGKDAIRFFTESKVVVQRWF; encoded by the coding sequence ATGGCAGTTCTGGAAGAACCCATCAAAGAGGTGCTGGAGCTCAAGAACTATGTCAACGGAGAATGGGTGGAGTCCAAGGCCCAAGAGAGGTGGGACGTCATCAACCCGGCCACACAGAAGAAACTAGCCACGGTGCCCATGTCCACAGAGGAAGAGGTAAAGGGAGCCATCCAGGCGGCTCAGGAGGCCTTTCCCGAGTGGAGGCGCACCCCTCCTTTGGCCAGGGTAAGGTGTCTTTTCAGACTCAAAGAGATGATGGAAAAGAACTTCGAGACCTTAAGCCGTGTGCAGACCATGGAGCACGGCAAAACCATAGACGAGTCCAGGGGCGAGACCCGTCGGGGCATAGAGATGGTGGAAGTGGCAACTGGAATCCCCAGTCTGATGCAGGGTTACAATCTGGAAGACATAGCTTCTGGCATAGACGAGTACGTCATATACCAGCCCCTCGGAGTGTTCACCCATATAGCTCCTTTTAACTTTCCGTTCATGGTGCCTTTGTGGTACTCCCCTTTTGCCCTGGCCACAGGAAACACCTTCGTGGTCAAGCCCTCCCCCAGGGATCCCATAAGCCAGGTGAAACTGGCCGAAATGTTCGAGGAGGCAGGAATCCCTCCTGGAGTGTACAACGTGGTGCACGGAGGAGCAGAAGCTGCAAAAATCCTCATGGAACATCCAGCCGTAAAAGGGGTGACCTTTGTGGGCACCACTTCCATAGGAAAGATCGTGTACAAGACAGCGGGTGAGCACGGCAAGCGCGCCATCGCCCAGCTCAGCGCCAAGAACTTCATGGTGGTAATGCCCGATGCAGATGTCAACGCCACAGTGGCTGCCCTACTCACATCCTTTTTCGGTAACACGGGGCAGCGCTGCCTTTCGGGAGCAAACCTTGTCATGGTGGGAGACGACGAGAAGTTCAACAAGAGTTTTCTCGAGACCTTCTTTGATGCCACAAGCAAGATCAAGGTGGGCTATGGCCTTGACGAGGCAGTCCAGATGGGACCAATGCAGTCCCTGGATGGAAAACAGCGGGTGCTCAAGTATATTGAAATAGGGATCAAGGAGGGCGCTAAACTGGTCCTTGACGGCCGCAAGGTGGACATCTTGGGGGCATACCCGGATACATGTTTCATAGGGCCCACCATCTTCGAAAATGTGGAGCCCACCATGACCATAGCCCGGGAAGAAATATTTGGACCAGTTGCCTCTGTGCTCAGGGCCAAGGACTTGGACACGGTCATAAACTGGATCAATGCAAGCAACTACGGAAACGCCGCAGCCATATTCACCAACAACGGCAAGGCAGCCCGCGAATTCCAGTATAGGGTGGAATGCGGAAACATAGGTATAAACATAGGGATCGTGGCTCCCATGGCCTTCTTCCCCTTCAGCGGCATGAAGGATTCCTTCTATGGTGTGCTCCACGGCCAGGGGAAGGACGCCATTCGCTTTTTCACCGAGAGCAAAGTGGTTGTACAGCGTTGGTTTTAA
- a CDS encoding 4-hydroxyphenylacetate 3-hydroxylase N-terminal domain-containing protein: MGLMTPEEFEESLKARRPKVYMNGCRVKDVLTNPVTRTVVEANKATYSWAHDPRFQEAMSLVSPLINQPIHRYLHVSRSVEDLLAKAQAGTVAAERLGTCIYRCPGYDGLHALAATTWEMDQDLGTDYHQRFMAYLERLQREDLCLAGALTEPRGDRKKKALEWPDPYLSLKVVEKKPGGIVVRGAKINISGAYASHEMLVLPQSAKGPGEEDYAVAFAVPTDAPGITYICQYSPFSAEREHAQDLYELGNPLYGQRETAMVVFEDVFVPWERVFHFGEVKYSGKIVARFARCHRMTCGGTCKVGFMNLIIGACKLIQEYKGLEKAAHINEQLTEMVTLRETGRACGLAAAHLGQEDPPGSGVFLPDELMGNVAKLNICNAFWRVMALAGDIGGGLVVTLPSLRELKNPETRAYVEEFLSFGSQEPTENILKVHKLLQNWCAGQHGVATWHGAGPVMAQKIMLQRVVDFQHEKQLVMETLGLKA, translated from the coding sequence ATGGGCCTTATGACTCCGGAGGAGTTTGAAGAGAGCCTCAAAGCAAGAAGACCCAAGGTGTACATGAACGGGTGCAGGGTAAAAGACGTTCTGACCAATCCCGTGACCCGAACCGTGGTGGAGGCCAATAAAGCCACTTACAGCTGGGCCCATGATCCAAGATTCCAGGAGGCCATGAGCCTGGTCTCCCCCCTGATAAACCAGCCCATTCATCGTTACCTTCATGTGAGCCGAAGTGTGGAGGATCTTCTGGCCAAGGCCCAGGCCGGCACCGTGGCAGCCGAGAGACTGGGGACCTGCATTTATCGTTGCCCGGGCTATGATGGGCTTCACGCGCTGGCAGCCACCACCTGGGAGATGGACCAGGACCTAGGTACCGACTACCACCAGAGGTTCATGGCTTATCTGGAAAGACTCCAGAGGGAGGACCTGTGCCTAGCCGGGGCCCTCACAGAGCCCAGGGGGGATAGGAAGAAAAAGGCCCTGGAGTGGCCTGATCCATATCTTTCCCTCAAGGTAGTGGAGAAAAAGCCCGGGGGCATAGTGGTCAGGGGAGCCAAGATAAACATTAGCGGGGCCTATGCCAGCCACGAGATGCTGGTGCTACCCCAGTCGGCCAAAGGCCCCGGGGAAGAGGATTATGCGGTGGCATTTGCGGTTCCCACGGATGCCCCAGGCATCACTTACATCTGCCAATACTCACCCTTCTCGGCAGAGAGGGAGCATGCCCAAGACCTCTATGAGCTGGGCAATCCCCTCTATGGCCAAAGGGAGACGGCCATGGTGGTATTCGAGGATGTTTTTGTGCCCTGGGAGAGGGTGTTCCACTTCGGTGAGGTCAAGTACTCGGGCAAGATAGTGGCCCGTTTTGCCCGCTGCCACAGGATGACATGCGGAGGCACCTGCAAGGTGGGCTTCATGAACCTGATCATAGGGGCATGCAAGCTCATTCAGGAATATAAGGGTCTCGAGAAGGCGGCCCACATAAACGAGCAGTTAACCGAGATGGTAACTCTAAGGGAAACCGGAAGGGCCTGCGGGCTGGCTGCAGCCCATCTGGGGCAGGAAGATCCTCCTGGCTCAGGGGTTTTCCTGCCCGATGAGCTCATGGGCAATGTGGCCAAGCTCAACATCTGTAATGCCTTCTGGAGAGTGATGGCCTTAGCCGGGGACATAGGGGGGGGCTTGGTGGTAACCCTTCCTTCTTTAAGGGAGCTCAAGAATCCGGAGACCAGGGCCTATGTGGAGGAGTTTTTGAGCTTCGGCTCCCAGGAGCCCACGGAGAACATCCTCAAGGTCCATAAACTCTTACAGAACTGGTGTGCAGGCCAACATGGAGTTGCCACCTGGCATGGAGCAGGTCCGGTGATGGCCCAGAAGATAATGCTTCAGAGGGTGGTGGATTTCCAGCATGAGAAGCAATTGGTGATGGAGACCTTGGGGCTCAAGGCTTGA
- a CDS encoding iron-containing alcohol dehydrogenase — MLPVRPFLVPPVLITGSGSSEKTGEETRKLGVKKVLLVTDGVMTKMGIVDPIKKSLEEQGIQVALFDEVNTEPTVDYVTRGVELFKQNGCEALVAVGGGSPIDTAKAISVMATNPGSIEQYKGLHNIPNKGFPVVAIPTTAGTGSEVTIFTIITDTKTDVKMLIGSVHCLPHVAIVDPLLTLSCPRGLTAAVGIDALTHAVEAYVSLKAQPMSDIFALSAIELISGNLRQAWANGQNLEAREKVMLGSLQAGIAFSNASVALVHGMSRPIGAYFHVPHGASNAALLGVVTEFSLIGNPQRYARIAAAMGENVEGLSPMEAAQVAAEAIENLICDIQIPSLKELGVDKKKLEELAPAMADAAIASGSPGNNPRQATKEEIIELYKIAYERE; from the coding sequence ATGTTACCTGTAAGGCCCTTCTTGGTTCCACCGGTTCTAATCACAGGCTCGGGCTCGTCAGAGAAGACAGGGGAGGAGACCCGCAAGCTAGGCGTCAAGAAGGTTCTCCTGGTCACAGACGGTGTCATGACCAAAATGGGGATAGTTGACCCCATAAAGAAAAGTTTGGAGGAGCAGGGGATCCAGGTGGCTCTCTTTGACGAGGTGAACACAGAGCCCACCGTGGACTATGTGACCCGGGGTGTGGAGCTCTTCAAGCAAAACGGCTGCGAGGCCCTAGTAGCAGTGGGTGGGGGGAGTCCCATAGACACGGCCAAGGCCATCTCGGTCATGGCAACCAACCCAGGATCCATAGAACAGTACAAGGGGCTTCACAACATCCCCAACAAGGGCTTTCCCGTGGTAGCCATCCCCACTACCGCAGGAACCGGAAGCGAGGTGACCATCTTCACCATCATCACGGACACCAAGACCGACGTTAAGATGCTCATTGGAAGCGTGCATTGCCTTCCCCATGTGGCCATAGTGGATCCCCTTCTTACCTTGAGCTGCCCCAGGGGCCTTACAGCAGCGGTAGGCATAGACGCCCTCACCCACGCCGTGGAGGCTTATGTTTCCCTCAAGGCCCAGCCTATGAGCGACATCTTTGCACTTTCAGCCATTGAGCTCATATCAGGGAATCTCAGGCAGGCCTGGGCCAATGGCCAAAATCTGGAGGCCAGGGAAAAGGTGATGCTGGGCTCTCTCCAGGCCGGAATAGCCTTCAGCAACGCTTCCGTGGCCCTTGTGCACGGCATGTCCCGTCCCATAGGAGCCTATTTTCACGTACCCCACGGGGCCTCCAATGCAGCCCTCCTGGGAGTGGTCACGGAATTCAGCCTGATTGGGAACCCCCAGAGATACGCCCGCATAGCTGCGGCCATGGGCGAGAACGTGGAGGGCTTGAGTCCCATGGAGGCGGCTCAGGTGGCTGCAGAGGCCATAGAAAACCTCATCTGCGACATCCAGATACCCTCTCTCAAAGAACTAGGAGTGGACAAGAAAAAGCTGGAGGAATTGGCCCCGGCTATGGCAGATGCGGCCATAGCCAGCGGAAGCCCGGGGAACAACCCCAGGCAGGCCACAAAGGAGGAAATAATAGAGCTATACAAGATCGCTTACGAAAGAGAGTGA